Proteins from a genomic interval of Nerophis lumbriciformis linkage group LG01, RoL_Nlum_v2.1, whole genome shotgun sequence:
- the gstm.1 gene encoding glutathione S-transferase mu, tandem duplicate 1, giving the protein MKMILAYWDIRGLAQPIRLLLEYTGTPYEDKFYVCGEAPTFDKSCWFDEKSGLGMDFPNLPYLKDGDRMIVQSNAIMRYIARKHNMCGETEEEKTRVDILENQAMDFRNGFVMLCYTDFDKMKPGYLEKLPNVLQQFSTFLGDKKWFAGDKITFVDFIMYELLDQHRMFHSTCLDKFKNLKDLLTRFESQEKIADYMKSKRFLKNPVNNKMAKWGNKKE; this is encoded by the exons ATGAAGATGATTCTGGCTTACTGGGATATTCGTGGG CTGGCCCAGCCTATCCGCCTGTTGTTGGAGTACACTGGGACGCCATATGAAGACAAGTTTTATGTCTGCGGCGAAG CTCCCACCTTTGACAAAAGCTGCTGGTTTGATGAGAAGTCCGGCCTTGGAATGGACTTTCCTAAC TTACCCTACTTGAAGGATGGAGACAGGATGATCGTGCAGAGTAACGCCATCATGAGATACATTGCTCGCAAACATAATATGT GTGGTGAGACGGAGGAGGAGAAGACTCGTGTGGACATCTTGGAGAACCAGGCCATGGACTTCAGGAATGGTTTTGTGATGTTGTGTTACACCGACTTT GACAAGATGAAGCCAGGTTACCTGGAGAAGCTCCCTAATGTACTGCAGCAGTTCTCCACTTTCTTGGGGGACAAGAAGTGGTTTGCTGGtgacaag ATCACATTTGTGGACTTCATCATGTACGAGTTGTTGGACCAACACAGGATGTTTCACAGCACGTGCCTGGATAAATTCAAGAACCTCAAAGACCTCCTTACTCGTTTTGAG TCTCAGGAGAAGATTGCGGACTACATGAAGTCTAAAAGATTCCTGAAGAACCCGGTCAACAACAAGATGGCCAAATGGGGCAACAAGAAGGAGTAA